The Sediminispirochaeta smaragdinae DSM 11293 genome has a segment encoding these proteins:
- a CDS encoding PAS domain-containing hybrid sensor histidine kinase/response regulator, which translates to MNNNDDIFNRFIPKEIQNFVLENLPEICCYLDTDQHIVWANKAARKNLSFEAFEGEKVFCVNLWRGQSEICPTCPVKKSLKTGEIEKAILDHGANGIWEVVAFPLKNPAGKITGAMEFAYDQTEIRRKGEELEEQYQKYLMLYDKSPNPYQALDQEGNIIDVNPAWEKTLGYTKEEVIGRWFGSFLKEEYIERFRSQFIAADSEYDERTTEYEIRKKDRTFLRIAMEGCIRFPHEQTGMTSYCVFKDITTQREMQQALEVGISREKELNNKKSMLMANVSHELRTPLNGILGFVSLLQNRVKDPIELEYLEMIRHSGEKLLDIIESLLTLSSIERRKNDDTQRHFNIDHLVRSLVSMYESDGRNERLQYKVVVDERLKRLMGDGDAVSHILNQLLSNASKFSESGEISCKVSAQKKQMVIILNDQGIGIPKEEQDKVFDRFYQCEQPITRTYGGIGIGLSIVKEEVDSLGGTIELESEYGVGTKVTVKLPWSEGLQIIRQESETEEPEHAMEGRRILIAEDEMINRLFLSVLLKKAGHIVIEANNGKEAVTQAIQHKPDLILMDLSMPVMDGIEAAKNIGMNKETAEIPIVAVTAYDSDEYKTKCKSVGMKGFLAKPVDTHQLFHVMETMLK; encoded by the coding sequence ATGAATAATAATGATGATATTTTCAATCGTTTTATTCCGAAAGAGATCCAAAATTTTGTTCTTGAGAATTTGCCTGAGATCTGTTGTTATTTAGATACCGATCAACATATTGTCTGGGCCAATAAGGCAGCACGTAAAAATCTTTCCTTTGAGGCCTTCGAAGGGGAGAAGGTTTTTTGCGTTAACCTGTGGAGAGGGCAATCGGAAATTTGCCCCACATGCCCCGTGAAAAAGAGCCTGAAAACAGGCGAAATAGAGAAAGCAATCTTAGATCATGGAGCCAACGGCATCTGGGAGGTGGTTGCCTTCCCATTAAAAAACCCGGCAGGAAAGATCACCGGGGCAATGGAATTCGCCTATGATCAAACCGAGATAAGAAGGAAAGGAGAAGAGCTGGAAGAACAATACCAAAAATATCTGATGCTCTACGACAAATCTCCCAATCCGTATCAGGCCCTTGACCAGGAGGGGAATATTATCGATGTAAATCCTGCCTGGGAAAAGACCCTCGGCTATACAAAAGAAGAGGTAATCGGCAGATGGTTCGGAAGCTTTCTAAAGGAAGAGTACATCGAACGCTTTCGCAGCCAGTTCATCGCCGCTGATTCAGAATATGACGAACGAACGACCGAATATGAAATAAGAAAAAAAGACAGAACCTTTTTACGTATCGCAATGGAGGGGTGCATCAGATTTCCGCATGAACAAACCGGCATGACCAGCTATTGCGTCTTCAAGGACATTACCACTCAAAGAGAAATGCAGCAGGCCCTTGAGGTCGGCATATCGAGAGAAAAAGAGTTAAACAATAAGAAATCGATGCTTATGGCAAATGTTAGCCATGAGCTGAGAACCCCGCTCAACGGTATTCTTGGTTTTGTCTCGCTGTTGCAAAATAGGGTGAAGGACCCGATTGAGCTGGAATATTTAGAGATGATTCGTCATTCCGGTGAAAAGCTTTTGGACATCATCGAATCGCTGCTTACCCTCAGCTCGATAGAGCGCCGAAAAAACGACGACACCCAACGTCACTTTAATATAGATCATTTGGTTCGAAGTCTTGTCAGCATGTATGAATCGGATGGACGTAATGAAAGACTTCAGTACAAGGTAGTAGTGGATGAACGGCTAAAACGCCTTATGGGTGACGGTGACGCCGTCAGTCATATTCTCAATCAGCTGCTTTCCAACGCATCGAAGTTCAGCGAAAGCGGAGAAATTTCCTGCAAGGTATCCGCACAAAAAAAACAGATGGTGATAATCCTCAACGATCAAGGTATAGGAATTCCCAAAGAGGAGCAGGACAAGGTATTTGATCGTTTCTACCAGTGTGAACAGCCGATAACAAGAACCTACGGAGGCATCGGCATCGGCCTATCCATCGTAAAAGAAGAAGTCGATAGTCTCGGCGGAACCATCGAGCTGGAATCGGAATACGGGGTGGGGACCAAAGTAACCGTAAAGTTGCCCTGGAGCGAAGGGCTCCAGATCATCCGTCAGGAAAGCGAAACCGAGGAACCAGAGCATGCCATGGAAGGCCGAAGGATTTTGATTGCGGAAGATGAAATGATCAACAGGCTTTTCCTCTCCGTTCTATTGAAAAAAGCCGGTCATATCGTGATCGAGGCGAATAATGGAAAGGAAGCCGTCACCCAGGCAATACAGCATAAACCTGATCTTATTCTGATGGATCTCAGCATGCCGGTGATGGACGGAATCGAGGCTGCCAAAAATATCGGCATGAATAAGGAAACGGCCGAAATTCCCATCGTTGCCGTAACAGCATATGACAGTGATGAATATAAAACGAAGTGTAAAAGTGTCGGAATGAAAGGTTTTCTTGCAAAACCGGTGGATACCCACCAATTGTTTCATGTCATGGAAACAATGCTGAAATAA
- a CDS encoding sugar-binding transcriptional regulator yields the protein MRSQESIYQEALQVATLYYYHGLTTEAIAKEMNFSRPKVSRLLSHARQSGMVEIRIVNVENKLLPLEQSIKDHFGLENVHIVPVPKLLGEMVWLEYVAQYAANYLNEILEPGCTLAVAWGTTISEIAVHLIPKRMPGITIVQMNGSGNTYTPDNRYAANILQKFSENYEASYLLFPVPTFFDYRETKEALFRERSIKKIIETQNNADILLYSVGAVDAGVPSHIYSSGYLEPEDIQSLEEQGVVGDLATVFFRENGTYKDIPINQRASGPSLELYKKAPRAICVVSGRAKIHGLHAALRAGYVKELIVDEPTAHLLWQRMGHSLDDL from the coding sequence ATGAGATCCCAGGAAAGCATTTATCAGGAAGCCTTACAGGTAGCTACATTATACTATTATCACGGCCTGACCACCGAGGCTATTGCCAAGGAAATGAATTTTTCCCGACCGAAGGTATCGCGGTTGCTCAGCCATGCCCGTCAAAGCGGCATGGTTGAAATTCGCATTGTAAATGTGGAAAACAAGCTGCTTCCTCTCGAACAGAGTATTAAAGATCACTTCGGGCTTGAAAATGTCCACATCGTTCCCGTTCCCAAGCTGCTTGGCGAGATGGTCTGGCTTGAGTATGTGGCGCAATATGCAGCCAACTATCTGAATGAAATCCTCGAACCGGGCTGTACCCTCGCCGTCGCCTGGGGAACCACCATCAGCGAAATCGCGGTACATCTTATTCCCAAGCGAATGCCGGGCATTACCATCGTTCAGATGAACGGTTCGGGTAATACCTATACCCCCGACAACCGCTATGCCGCAAACATTCTTCAGAAATTTTCCGAAAACTACGAAGCGAGTTATCTTCTTTTTCCCGTTCCCACATTCTTCGACTACAGAGAAACGAAGGAAGCCCTTTTCAGGGAACGAAGTATCAAGAAAATCATTGAAACACAGAACAATGCCGATATACTCCTCTACAGTGTAGGGGCCGTGGATGCCGGAGTTCCCAGTCACATCTACTCCAGCGGTTATCTCGAACCGGAAGACATCCAGTCCCTGGAAGAACAGGGGGTGGTGGGAGACCTTGCAACGGTTTTCTTCCGTGAAAATGGTACCTACAAAGACATCCCCATCAACCAACGGGCAAGCGGCCCATCCCTTGAACTCTACAAAAAGGCCCCTCGCGCCATTTGCGTGGTGTCAGGACGGGCCAAAATCCATGGTCTGCACGCAGCACTCCGGGCTGGATATGTGAAAGAGCTTATTGTGGACGAGCCGACCGCTCATCTCTTATGGCAGCGGATGGGTCACAGCCTGGACGATCTATAG
- the glpK gene encoding glycerol kinase GlpK: MAKKYVMAFDAGTTSNRAILFDHEGQIVSVAQQEFPQIFPKPGWVEHNPMEIWGTQSGVARAVLNKAGIQPDEVAAIGITNQRETAIVWEKKTGKPIMNGIVWQDRRTAGICDKMKAAGLSDYVRDTTGLVIDAYFSGTKVKWMLDNVPGAREKAENGELLFGTVDTWIIWNLTGGEAHVTDYSNASRTLMFNIKKLEWDERMLKELGVPRSMLPEVRPSSEVYGYTAEKTFGGAKIPVAAAIGDQQGALFGQACFEKGMAKNTYGTGSFVLMNTGTKPMASNTGLATTIAWGLNGKVDYALEGSIFVTGAAVQWLRDELKIVSDAADTNYFAQKVKDTNGVYMVPAFVGLGAPYWDQYARGAIVGLTRGANRDHIVRATLESIAYQTRDVVECLEKDSGIETKELKVDGGASMNNFLMQFQADILNVPVLRPKIVETTARGSAFLAGLAVGFWKDQKDLQNAFELDRRFDPALGEADRNRLYKGWQKAVEKAKKWEDEA; the protein is encoded by the coding sequence ATGGCGAAAAAATATGTGATGGCGTTTGATGCAGGTACGACGAGCAACCGGGCGATCCTTTTTGATCACGAGGGGCAAATCGTAAGCGTCGCTCAGCAGGAGTTCCCGCAGATCTTCCCGAAACCGGGTTGGGTGGAACACAATCCGATGGAAATCTGGGGTACCCAGAGTGGTGTTGCCCGGGCCGTGCTCAATAAAGCCGGTATCCAGCCGGATGAGGTTGCCGCGATCGGTATCACCAATCAGCGTGAAACCGCCATTGTCTGGGAAAAAAAGACAGGCAAACCGATCATGAACGGCATCGTTTGGCAGGACCGCCGAACTGCCGGTATCTGCGATAAAATGAAGGCCGCCGGACTTTCCGACTATGTCCGGGATACCACGGGACTTGTTATCGATGCATACTTTTCAGGAACGAAGGTAAAGTGGATGCTTGATAATGTTCCCGGTGCACGTGAGAAGGCGGAGAACGGCGAACTTCTTTTCGGCACAGTTGATACATGGATCATCTGGAACCTTACCGGTGGAGAGGCCCATGTGACCGATTACTCCAATGCCTCCCGAACGCTGATGTTCAATATCAAAAAACTTGAATGGGATGAAAGGATGTTGAAAGAGCTTGGGGTGCCTCGCTCAATGCTCCCTGAAGTTCGCCCTTCCAGTGAGGTTTATGGTTATACTGCCGAGAAAACCTTCGGTGGAGCAAAGATCCCCGTTGCTGCTGCCATTGGTGATCAGCAGGGTGCTCTCTTCGGGCAGGCCTGTTTTGAGAAAGGTATGGCAAAGAACACCTATGGTACCGGAAGTTTCGTCTTAATGAATACCGGAACGAAACCTATGGCTTCCAATACCGGACTGGCGACAACCATCGCATGGGGATTAAACGGAAAGGTAGACTACGCACTTGAAGGTTCTATTTTCGTAACTGGCGCAGCCGTACAGTGGCTCCGTGACGAATTGAAGATTGTCTCCGATGCGGCTGATACCAACTACTTTGCTCAAAAAGTGAAAGATACGAATGGTGTCTACATGGTTCCTGCGTTTGTCGGACTTGGGGCTCCCTATTGGGATCAGTATGCCCGTGGCGCGATCGTCGGTCTGACAAGGGGTGCAAACAGGGATCATATTGTCCGTGCGACTCTTGAATCGATTGCCTATCAGACACGAGACGTCGTCGAGTGTCTTGAAAAGGACTCCGGCATCGAGACCAAAGAACTTAAGGTCGACGGCGGTGCGAGCATGAATAACTTCCTCATGCAGTTTCAGGCCGACATCCTCAATGTCCCTGTTCTCAGGCCGAAGATCGTGGAAACGACCGCGCGCGGGTCTGCGTTCCTTGCCGGTCTTGCAGTAGGTTTCTGGAAAGATCAGAAGGATCTTCAGAACGCGTTTGAACTGGATCGAAGATTTGATCCTGCTCTTGGTGAGGCGGATCGGAATCGGCTCTATAAGGGCTGGCAGAAGGCTGTGGAAAAAGCAAAAAAGTGGGAAGACGAAGCGTAA
- a CDS encoding DUF1667 domain-containing protein — protein sequence MEGNNCKLGPEYVKQEIEDPRRILPTSVRVRNGVRPLAPVWTPQAIPKAMLLELAAESRTIELDAPVHVGDIVLSNWKGLGIDLVASGEVASNT from the coding sequence ATGGAGGGGAATAATTGTAAACTGGGTCCGGAATATGTCAAACAGGAGATTGAAGACCCTCGGAGGATTCTCCCCACATCGGTCAGGGTTCGTAATGGTGTAAGGCCCCTTGCACCTGTTTGGACTCCACAGGCAATTCCCAAAGCCATGCTTCTTGAACTTGCAGCGGAGAGCAGGACCATTGAACTTGATGCTCCGGTGCATGTGGGCGACATTGTGCTGTCGAACTGGAAGGGGCTGGGTATAGATCTTGTCGCCAGCGGGGAGGTAGCGAGTAATACATAG
- a CDS encoding DUF3343 domain-containing protein: protein MNEEYAVVLVHSTSHAIRGERLLSGAGVPCRLIPVPRYLSSDCGSCIRIKSGDSERAESLLRDGGVGVEAVKPYGPL from the coding sequence GTGAACGAAGAGTACGCAGTGGTGCTTGTCCACTCAACCAGCCATGCCATTCGTGGAGAGAGACTGCTTAGTGGAGCAGGGGTCCCCTGCCGCCTGATACCGGTCCCCAGATACCTCAGTTCCGATTGTGGCAGTTGCATCAGAATCAAGAGCGGTGATAGCGAACGGGCGGAAAGCCTGCTTCGGGATGGCGGCGTCGGCGTTGAGGCGGTAAAACCCTACGGTCCCCTTTGA
- a CDS encoding MIP/aquaporin family protein, producing MAFTPMQQYFAEFIGTMVLILLGDGVCANVSLAKNKGNSSGWIVIATGWGLAVAFAAYITGWVSGAHINPAVTIAFAAIGMFPWAMVPGFIIAQMLGAFVGAVLVYIAYKDHFDATDDAAAKLGTFATGPAVRNLGRNTVTEIVGTAMLVLGLLGISHTMGGSGTVNAGMSSFVAGFLIFSIGLSLGGPTGYAINPARDLGPRIAHAVLPIKGKGSSDWSYGLTVPIIGPIIGGILGGLLWVVFLNVTGI from the coding sequence ATGGCATTTACCCCGATGCAACAGTACTTTGCGGAGTTTATCGGAACAATGGTGCTGATCCTTTTAGGAGATGGCGTCTGTGCAAACGTAAGTCTCGCAAAGAACAAAGGAAATTCCAGTGGGTGGATCGTTATCGCTACCGGATGGGGCCTGGCAGTGGCCTTTGCTGCATACATTACTGGGTGGGTTTCCGGCGCGCACATCAACCCCGCAGTCACGATCGCTTTTGCAGCAATCGGTATGTTCCCTTGGGCAATGGTTCCGGGCTTTATCATTGCTCAGATGCTGGGAGCCTTCGTCGGTGCCGTTCTTGTTTACATTGCGTACAAGGACCATTTTGATGCGACCGATGATGCCGCTGCTAAGTTAGGGACTTTTGCTACGGGACCGGCAGTCAGAAATCTTGGTAGAAACACTGTCACGGAAATTGTTGGCACAGCAATGCTGGTTTTAGGACTCCTCGGGATCAGCCATACAATGGGTGGCTCCGGGACAGTGAATGCTGGAATGTCTTCTTTTGTTGCTGGTTTCTTGATTTTTTCGATTGGTCTTTCTCTGGGTGGACCTACCGGTTATGCTATTAACCCCGCCAGGGACCTCGGCCCCCGTATTGCCCATGCTGTACTTCCTATTAAGGGAAAGGGATCAAGTGACTGGTCTTATGGTTTGACTGTTCCTATTATCGGTCCGATTATTGGAGGTATTCTTGGTGGCCTTCTTTGGGTAGTCTTTCTCAATGTAACAGGAATCTAA
- a CDS encoding SRPBCC family protein yields MGYPAAPAKKHPTDRLVTKTADISAPMLTVFEVIEDIKLFEQLEENVRKVTITSDIKQGLGMKSHWDLFDPSTGEAWYVDEEFIYYEKPKQLAYIGINGEGKDYTGVHNLSENEDGTTHLLFNELFHFPIGDEIENVVEGMMANVKQEAERRSAGQ; encoded by the coding sequence ATGGGATATCCGGCGGCTCCGGCCAAAAAACATCCGACCGATCGCCTTGTTACAAAGACGGCAGATATTTCTGCCCCGATGCTTACGGTTTTCGAAGTCATTGAGGACATCAAACTCTTTGAACAGCTCGAGGAGAATGTTCGCAAGGTCACCATAACATCGGACATAAAACAGGGTCTCGGTATGAAAAGTCACTGGGATCTTTTCGATCCTTCCACCGGAGAGGCCTGGTATGTGGATGAAGAGTTCATCTACTACGAAAAGCCGAAACAACTTGCCTATATCGGGATAAATGGAGAGGGGAAGGACTATACCGGCGTGCACAACCTCTCCGAAAATGAAGACGGGACAACACATCTGCTCTTTAACGAACTCTTCCATTTCCCCATCGGAGACGAAATTGAAAACGTTGTCGAGGGCATGATGGCGAACGTCAAGCAGGAAGCAGAGAGACGTTCCGCCGGACAATAA
- a CDS encoding NAD(P)/FAD-dependent oxidoreductase, protein METTKQYDVIVIGGGPAGMAAAIKAYEEGKGKVLIIERNDSLGGILPQCIHNGFGAVNFDRDYPGPQYAYMYEKKLRSYDIEILLDTMVLEISAEKEVYAMNSAMGYLHLQSKAIVLAMGCRERTRSQIRLPGTRAAGIYTAGTAQRLVNIEGYMPGKRIVILGSGDIGMIMARRFTIEGAKVLSVLELQPFLTGLRRNYVQCLQDYGIPLHLSTTVNKIMGADRVEAIETIQVDEQYNPIEGSEEILECDTLVLSVGLIPENEISRKAGVKLDRRTNGPIVDSYMMTSIPGIFAAGNVTFVYDLVDYVSQAGELAGLNAARYARNERIDSQLGIRLKPGRNVGSVVPQKIMITKNDETGTSITLRPNALIEHRVTVELKYGDETVVSFKEQYARPAEMMFHKLKEKELARLEEIKSGELTAVIS, encoded by the coding sequence ATGGAAACAACAAAGCAGTATGATGTAATTGTGATAGGCGGGGGGCCGGCGGGAATGGCTGCCGCCATCAAGGCCTACGAAGAGGGGAAGGGAAAGGTTCTCATCATCGAGCGAAACGACAGCCTCGGAGGGATTCTTCCTCAATGCATCCATAACGGTTTTGGAGCCGTTAATTTCGACAGGGACTATCCCGGTCCCCAATATGCCTATATGTACGAGAAGAAACTTCGCTCTTACGACATTGAAATCTTGCTCGATACGATGGTTTTGGAGATCAGTGCCGAAAAAGAGGTCTATGCCATGAACTCGGCGATGGGCTATCTCCATCTACAGTCAAAAGCCATTGTCCTGGCGATGGGATGCCGGGAACGAACCAGGTCACAGATACGATTACCGGGGACACGGGCAGCGGGAATCTATACCGCGGGAACAGCCCAAAGGCTGGTCAACATCGAAGGATACATGCCGGGAAAACGTATCGTCATTCTCGGTTCAGGTGATATCGGAATGATCATGGCCCGCAGATTCACCATCGAAGGAGCAAAGGTTCTCAGCGTGCTGGAACTGCAACCTTTTCTTACCGGCCTGCGCAGAAACTATGTACAGTGCCTTCAGGATTATGGCATTCCCCTTCACCTCTCCACCACGGTCAACAAGATCATGGGAGCCGACCGTGTAGAGGCAATTGAAACGATTCAAGTAGATGAACAGTACAACCCAATCGAAGGGAGTGAAGAAATCCTAGAATGCGATACCCTTGTACTATCCGTGGGTTTGATCCCGGAAAACGAGATATCGAGAAAGGCTGGTGTGAAACTTGATCGAAGAACAAACGGTCCGATTGTCGACAGCTATATGATGACCTCTATTCCCGGCATCTTTGCTGCGGGAAATGTCACCTTCGTCTACGATCTGGTCGATTATGTGAGTCAGGCGGGTGAGTTGGCAGGTCTCAATGCGGCACGTTATGCACGGAATGAACGTATTGATTCGCAGCTGGGAATCAGGTTGAAGCCGGGACGCAATGTCGGCAGTGTCGTACCGCAAAAAATCATGATCACGAAAAACGATGAGACGGGGACATCGATAACCCTACGGCCGAATGCCCTCATAGAACATAGGGTGACGGTCGAACTTAAGTATGGAGATGAAACAGTCGTCTCCTTCAAGGAGCAATATGCCCGCCCTGCGGAGATGATGTTTCATAAGCTGAAGGAAAAAGAGTTGGCACGTTTGGAAGAGATAAAATCAGGAGAATTAACGGCGGTGATATCATGA
- a CDS encoding RibD family protein translates to MEEERFPVDRLRLSRIYTGREWESLPETLLSCPKVEEIYGPLKFPAVHPDRCYTFGSFVMSIDGRIAFPASPDGTLIAKSNRNDPDGGLCDYWILNLLRAASDAVIMGSLTIKREPRLTGRIFDPALLEQRCVEGRMPVPLHVILSRSGANLPLDHRIYADDTIPVVTVLSPSGAAALKKRDPDRFIPFSGGREELSHYLGGEKEGLWHRSLLLPAGEGDQLLSSEVVRLLAGAGIRRALVESPTFLASLLASGDLDELFLNTSGIFVGGKALTIGEQLGSFTPESHPHARVLTMHAHSDAFFYTRYRFSD, encoded by the coding sequence ATGGAAGAAGAGCGCTTTCCAGTCGACCGGCTTCGATTGTCGAGAATCTATACGGGAAGGGAGTGGGAAAGCCTTCCCGAAACGCTTCTTTCCTGTCCAAAGGTGGAAGAAATTTACGGCCCTCTCAAATTTCCTGCCGTTCACCCCGACCGTTGCTACACCTTTGGTTCTTTCGTCATGTCGATCGACGGTCGTATTGCATTTCCCGCCTCACCCGACGGAACCTTGATTGCCAAAAGCAATAGAAACGACCCCGACGGCGGTCTCTGCGATTACTGGATTCTCAACCTCCTGCGGGCTGCAAGCGATGCGGTGATCATGGGTAGTTTGACCATCAAGCGGGAACCGCGTTTGACCGGAAGGATCTTCGATCCCGCCCTGCTTGAGCAACGTTGTGTGGAAGGGAGAATGCCGGTTCCTCTTCATGTCATACTTTCACGCAGCGGTGCGAACCTGCCGCTTGATCATAGAATTTATGCAGATGACACTATCCCTGTTGTGACGGTTCTCTCTCCTTCCGGGGCCGCAGCCCTCAAAAAGAGAGACCCCGATCGATTTATTCCCTTTTCAGGTGGTCGGGAAGAGCTTTCGCACTATCTTGGTGGGGAAAAAGAGGGGCTCTGGCACCGCTCCCTCCTGCTTCCCGCGGGAGAAGGGGACCAACTCCTTTCTTCGGAGGTGGTACGCCTCCTTGCCGGAGCGGGAATCCGGCGGGCCCTTGTTGAGAGCCCCACGTTTCTTGCCTCGCTGCTGGCTTCCGGAGATCTTGATGAGCTCTTTCTCAATACCTCCGGCATCTTTGTCGGAGGAAAGGCATTAACCATCGGCGAACAGCTAGGTTCGTTTACACCGGAAAGCCATCCTCATGCAAGGGTCTTGACCATGCATGCCCACAGCGATGCCTTTTTCTATACGCGCTATCGTTTTTCCGACTGA
- a CDS encoding NAD(P)/FAD-dependent oxidoreductase encodes METKNFDVVIIGAGIVGSMVARRLSKFKLSVAVLEKEVDVGMGQSTANSAILHSGHDPEPGTMKAKMNKRGNELWKQYAPELGVEICDTGALVVAMNPEEKKQIKVLYERSNENGIEGVEMWSRAQALAREPHLSPECTGALWTPTAGVIDPFEGVVAAAEHAALNGVQFFFNTEVEHMVVEEGKLTTVKTNRGDFHARWFVNAAGIHSDEIMHMVGDRPDFVITARRGEYMIFDKAKVKVSNVIFPMPTENGKGILVSVTAHGNTLIGPNAHAIEQKEDTAVTKFGLSEILEQSKKVVPTISAQDVIATFSGVRATGNYCPDGSHRDFLIEISKRVKGLINLAGIESPGYVSSPAIAEEVERLLREEAGESFEEKKEYQPTRQPRVRFAKLSHDERAELIRKNPAYGRIVCRCEEVTEGEIVAAIHAPIPAVTYDAIKRRTWLGTGRCQGSFDYPRTMEILSRELNIPMTEITKRGPGSVFLFRKTKEIVEAGGTDGNNKAV; translated from the coding sequence ATGGAGACCAAGAATTTTGACGTGGTTATCATCGGAGCCGGTATTGTCGGTTCAATGGTGGCCCGACGCTTATCGAAGTTTAAGCTATCGGTTGCGGTATTGGAAAAAGAGGTGGATGTCGGAATGGGACAGAGCACGGCAAACAGTGCAATTCTCCATTCCGGCCACGATCCCGAACCAGGAACGATGAAAGCCAAAATGAACAAACGCGGTAACGAATTGTGGAAACAGTATGCTCCCGAACTTGGCGTCGAAATCTGCGATACCGGCGCGTTGGTCGTGGCCATGAATCCCGAAGAAAAAAAACAGATTAAGGTACTATACGAGCGATCGAACGAAAACGGCATCGAGGGAGTGGAGATGTGGAGCCGGGCACAGGCCCTTGCCAGGGAACCCCATCTTTCCCCCGAATGCACGGGGGCATTATGGACACCAACAGCAGGCGTCATCGACCCCTTCGAAGGAGTGGTTGCGGCGGCGGAACACGCAGCGTTGAACGGTGTGCAATTCTTCTTCAACACCGAGGTGGAACATATGGTGGTGGAAGAAGGGAAACTAACGACCGTCAAAACGAACAGGGGTGATTTTCATGCCCGCTGGTTCGTCAATGCTGCAGGAATTCACAGCGATGAGATCATGCATATGGTGGGAGATCGTCCCGACTTTGTCATAACGGCCAGGCGCGGAGAATATATGATCTTCGACAAGGCAAAGGTCAAAGTCTCCAACGTTATTTTTCCCATGCCGACGGAAAACGGAAAGGGAATTCTGGTTTCGGTGACGGCACACGGAAATACCCTCATAGGCCCCAATGCCCACGCTATTGAGCAAAAAGAGGATACTGCAGTCACAAAATTCGGATTAAGCGAAATTCTCGAACAATCCAAAAAGGTAGTGCCCACAATCAGTGCGCAGGATGTCATTGCCACCTTCTCAGGCGTACGGGCAACCGGAAACTACTGTCCCGATGGCTCACACCGTGACTTTCTGATCGAAATCTCAAAACGGGTCAAAGGACTCATAAATCTTGCAGGAATCGAATCACCGGGTTATGTCTCCTCACCGGCAATCGCCGAAGAGGTCGAGCGGCTCCTTCGGGAAGAGGCGGGAGAATCCTTCGAGGAGAAAAAAGAGTACCAGCCGACCCGTCAGCCCCGCGTCAGGTTTGCAAAGCTAAGCCATGACGAACGTGCGGAGCTTATTAGGAAAAATCCGGCATACGGTCGTATCGTCTGTCGTTGCGAAGAGGTGACCGAAGGAGAAATCGTTGCGGCAATTCATGCGCCGATTCCTGCGGTGACCTACGATGCCATAAAGCGGAGGACCTGGCTCGGAACCGGACGCTGTCAGGGAAGTTTTGACTACCCGAGAACCATGGAAATTCTTTCCCGGGAGCTCAATATACCGATGACGGAAATTACGAAAAGAGGACCCGGATCGGTTTTTCTTTTCCGCAAAACCAAAGAGATAGTGGAAGCCGGAGGTACCGATGGAAACAACAAAGCAGTATGA